catataacatcatattgtttgttttttatgatgTAACAAAATACTCAAATTGTGTTTCAATGATTCATATgtaatttaaaacatataacataatccaaaaattacgatttttttaaatataacataattgtgagaTTGTGATTAAGTGATTCATATGTTTTTCATACGATGAATCATGAATTTACGGgtccaaaccctaaacccttaAAACCACCAAAAGGACAGTGGTGGTCGACCAACAAAATATAATGGTCGACCATTATTCGACCAAAGAGGATAATGGTCGACCATAAAGCTAGAATGGTCGACCATTAGTTTTATTTGGTCGACCTTCAAGCAAGCTCATTGTCGACCATGAGATTGGTGGTCGACCAttagttttgttttgttttttaaatagatattaataattatCGAAAATATGTaacataaataattgtgaaattagGATAGTTGTGAGATTATGATTCCGTTAttcatatgtaaaaaaaaatcctGCCATCAacttaaaacatataacattatCTTAAACATATAACATGATCTTGTTTTTTTATAATGTAACAAAATACTCAAATTGTGTTTTAGTGATTCATATgtaatttaaaacatataacataatctTGTTTTTTATAATGTAACAAAATACTCAAATTGTGATTCATTGATTCAtaacaaaataatcaaattgtGATTCATTGATTCATATgtaatttaaaacatataacataatcctaaaattatgatttattttttttttgaaaaaaaaaatgtaacataattgtgagATTGTGATCCCACCattaatttaaaacatataacgTAATCCtgaaattatgatttatattttttttgaaaaaaaatgtagCATAATTGTGAGATTGTGATCCTACCATTAacttaaaacatataacatcatCTTGTTTTTTATAATGTAAACAAATTACTCAAATTGTGATTAAGTGATTCATATgtaatttaaaacatataacataattcagatattatgattttttttttaaatataacataattgtgagaTTGTGATTAAGTGATTCATATGTTTTTTATACGATGAATCATGAATTTATGGgtctaaaccctaaacccttaaaaccctaaaccctaaagaACAATGGTCAACCAAAAGGTGGTCGACCAACAAAATATAAAGGTCGAGCATAAAAAGTTATGGTCGACCATACTAGTGTTGTGGTCGACCAGACAAGCTAGAATGGTCGACCATAAAGCTAGAACGGTCGACCAACAAAAAAAACCACAAATAATCGACCAACAAAAAAATCCACAAATAATTACAATAAGAAACAATCTTCCAATAATTACCAATCATTAAGGAACATATTACAAGCTAAAAAATATCTAAACTCAGATACTAATCTATCATCTAAAGTTAGTACTACTTGCGCACTCTTCTTAGACAAAGAGTATCCAGCAACAGCTAACACAAATGCTCCCGAATCTTCactgtaaaaaaaaatgacaagttaatatttttttgtaaaattacaAAAACGAATAATGaagttattatattttaaattgaaagtTGACAACTTACTGTATAATCTTGGCACGAAATTCATCATGTAGTTTTATATTCCATGGTCTCTCGGGTTGTGGGTTATTCCCAACTATGGATAGCAGACGAGCAGCGTTTATAAGTATAGGCTCTATTTCTTCATTCAGATCTTTGAATTTGGGATCGTGCCTTCGCTGCAAGTCATATATAATGCACTTATTCACCCCTGTCACGAGTTTTAGCAAAAAACAGCGACGATCTGTGTAGACAGGTATGAGAATTCTTCGTGCCTTTTCCCACGAGAGACACGGCCATTCTAGATCACTACCTTTGACTTTGCTCACAATAAGTGCcagattttttttgaaatcgatATCTATATCTTCGGCCAAAACTGAGATCGCATTGTGGAAACGTATGTCCATCAACGAATCATCTACCGACATCACTTCAGGATGTCGGATCTGCATCTCAAGCAATCCACGGAGAGCTTCGCCGATGTGCTGAATTCAACATAACAAAAGGTTTTCAATGTTTTAAAAGAAGTTATCTACAAatttaaactttataaaaaatttatttaaaatcttaCAGAGACAGTGACACGAGAGTTTGCGATCGCCATGGGCCCGTAGAATGACTTCTCATATTCGGCGTAAAAACCTTGAATCCTACTTGGCGAACGGTCGAGCATCGATGCCCTAACTCGCGTAAGCAAGTTTTTTACCTTTAGTGTCACGGTCTCCGCAAGTGGCCTCACACCGTCATCTATAAAATGATCAATTGTAACAACTTTAATGCAAATATGAACAATAAACAATGTATAGTTTAATAACCTCTCGACGTGGTCGCTTTGCCTCCTGACATACGCGCATATGGAGTCACTTGAATATCTAAAAACATAAAGTATATTGTTTAATATACTATacgtaaatataaatataaaaaatgtgcATTACCTCACCTCCTGCGGACTCCTCTGGAATGCCTTCAAGGTTAGGCTGAAATATCTGTTGGGTTTGGCTACTACTACCAATTTTCCTACCCAAAGTATCAGCCACACCTAACAGCGTACAttcaacaaattaaaataataacaattttaaTGCAAATATGAATAGACAAGGTTTAGTATAATATGAATAGACAAGgtttagtaaaaataaaaagtttgttGTTTAATATACTATACATAAACATCAAATCAAAAAAGTGCATTAACTCACCTTCTGAGGACTCCTCTGTAATGACCGGAAGGTTAGGCTCAAATATATGTAGTGTTTGGCTAGTACTGCCAATTTCCCTGGTCAGATTATCATCCACACCTAAAAgcatacattaaaaaaattaaaataattatgagaaTTGTACTAATTCAATATattacataaacataaatataactaataaaattaACTCACCAAAATCTGCCTCGGATGCTTTCCTCTTCCGCCCTCTGGTATAGGCTATGCTATCATCTCTGTCCCACTGCACTGGTATGTTAGAGCTCATCTCAGCAAAACCAGCTCTAATCTGTTCAGTCAAACTCAATCTCAACTCATCGAGACCAAGATTGAAACTCGGTTTCAAGTCAACTAGAGCTTGATTTATATTCCTGATAGACGCCCTGGTCTCAATAAATTCTGCTGATATCTTAACATGCATGGACGCAACGGAATCCTCCAACGTAGTCAATCGCCGCTCGAAACTATGCTCCAAGGGTGATGGGCGGCGGGAAGGATTGAGTCCAAAGTGGACTCTAGGACCCGTACGCAGAGGAGAACTGGTGCTAGACATGTATCTATTGAGATCACCAGGACGGGCGCCAGAAACGTCAGGAGATGCATGTGCAGGAGACGTGTGCTGGACAGAGGGAGGTGAATGTGCAGAATGCATGTGCTGGACTGAGGGAGACTCCAGAGGGTGCTCGCTACATATGACTATCTGACCCTGCCTCCAGAGCTCGAGTACCCGAGTGCTCACCGCATCAGGGGCAACATCAACAAAAATCCCGGTCGTATAATAAGGTGCAAGTAGCTCCTTAGGAGTAGGAGTCAAAAATCCAAGACAATCCtgcaaataattaataaaagagcaaattaattaaaattaatgtcaacagttattttatcaaataaattcaTATTACTTACATCTATAAcgtatcaaattaattaaaaacgcATCACGAAAGGCTACTCTATCCCACGGATAGCTGTTAAACCTATCCAAATCATCTATAAGATTCAGGTATTTATGGTCGATCTTAATTGTTTTTTTCCTAATCCCCTCACCGAACACAAAACAACAGAAGTAAAGGCTCGCCATCTTTAACTTCTTCACGTCTACACCACTATCATTCTGCACTTGAACACTCATCTTTGCctccaaatcactcaaaacaaTCTGAGACTTACCGGCAAAGTGTCTGGAGCAAAAGACACCTCTCTCTAGTACATCTACAGGCTCTGTACCGCAATCGAGGCGGTTATTAAACAATACTCTAACAAAGAAAATCTAACCGGCCTCTTACGCACCACCATCCAAAACTCATCACTACCACTGTCAACTATCTGATTACTCATCAAATACCACATAATTTGACTAGAAATATTAAAATCTCTGTAATATCTAACCAAATTACCAAAAGGAGACTGCTCGAAAAAAAGGCTCTCTCGTCGTTGTTGAGGTACTGCAAAATCTTCTCTGCAATCTCTTTATATCTTGATTCGAGTGTCAACTTGCAACGAAAAATTGCATCCCTGCCTAGTTTTCTCGGCAAATATACCTGTCacaaatacaaatatattagaataaaaaataatgttaaagTGAACCAAAAATTGCATCTCTGCCAAGAGTTGGTCGACCAACCCTCGCTTGGTCGTGGTCGACAAACGTTTGGTCGACCAACCCTCGCATGGTCGACCAACCCTCGCTTGCTTGGTCGACCAATgttttcttggtcgaccaaccctcagcttggtcgaccaaacgtTTGTCGACCAAGACCAAGCGAGGGTTGGTCGACCATGCAAGCGTTGGTCGACCAAACGTTTGTCGACTAACTCTCGCATGGTCGACCAAGAAGCCCTTGCTTCCTCAACAACTCAACACACGCACcctttcttcctcaacacttcgGTTGACCATTTATTTCTCAACACAAGCACGAAGAatcaaataaaagaataaaagttAACATACCATATTTTGGTCAGCCATTTCTCGGATGcgttggaaaaaaaatattgaagaatGGTTTCGTCGTCGACCGGAAAAGGAGGGAAGGCGTAGGGTTTACAATGATGAAGAAGTTGGGTACAATGAAGTGAAGAATAAATTAGAGGATTAGAGGAGCAAAGAAGTTAATCACTTTTAAACAAGGACATTTACGTAAATTGACATCTCagtccttttttttaaaaaagtctCAGAGGACTCCTTTTTCCCTAAATTTCccaatttcttcatctaggatCTTCATTCCTAAAAGTATTACTAGCTCACTCTCATCTCAAGCTCTAAGAATGCAATTGACTGCTTGAACCATGTCACCCGGGGACAATGGGACATCGGCCTACCAACGAATTAGTCTAATTTGAATAGTAAGCCTTCGGAAAATAGATGATGATTTTACTAACTACCCCATCGAGTATCCCAGAGTACCCGAGGCATTCGATCGAATAGTTGAACTCAAGACAGGAACCTAAGGAAAGAAATTCGATTCGAATCGGCTGTCTTCCTTCAACTTCTTTCATAGCTGGGAGGGGGGTATGCTTTTATTTTCACTTGAATAAGATCCAATCTCTAAGACTAAGATAAGTAAGATACCTTTTGACGTTCCTAGATAGCAAAGAAAGAGGAATTCTAGCCTCGAAGCGGCGAACTAAACCTAAACCATAAATTTGAAGTAAGCGCGTGAATAACATAGGTCTTTCTTGCTTTCAATTTGAAGAGCGTGTTCCCGCAGTGGAAGTCCCTACCCCTAAAATGTGAGAAGGAAGAAGAGCAGGCATCGATCTTTTCTTTAGAAACTTCTTGACttagaatattttttacttTGCATCTTTCAACTTCAAGTCAGAATGTGCTCCTACCGTAAAACAAGAATAGTTTATTGACCTTGAGGGCTTTACCTAGAGGTAAGTCCCGGGGAAGTAGTCACATAAGTAGAGCCGGGAAGCCAGACACTATTGAATTGACAGGACATACGGGGGCCAATTAAAAATGATACGAATCTGACCGAGCATGGCGTGCAAATGATTGCAAGGAGATTTAGAGAGCGTTGTTTCGGACCTTCAAGCTCAATAATGATGAATCAAGCATATCCAAGCAAGTGGTGGAGTTCAACAAAGAATATAATGAAGGAGTCCCGAACAACCAAGCATATGAGTGCAAAATGGCCCGAGAGAAGCAGCGCAGCAGCCCGCGCTAGCGCAGATGTGCAGAAGCAGCAGCGCGCGCTAGCGCAGATGAGAAGAACTGTGCACGCGCCCGCGTCAGAAGCAGTGCAGCAGCGCGCGCTAGCGCAGACGAGCAGAGCTGCGAGCGCGGCCGCTCCAGATGTGACGCGACCGCGCGCCCGCGCTAGACAGGAGCAGAACCTTGCACGCAGCTGCGCTAGTTCACGCGCAGCCGCGCAGGAAATGTTAGCGCAACCCTAGTTACGAATGTTATTGTTTCTTTTGGTTATTTATTGATTGTAAAACATTTTGAACACAATTAATTGAGTTATATAAAAtttctttgagttttctctcaaactttcaatcaaacttatcaaagatttcatctttgtggcgtttgtcaattgtTTTCGCACGGATTGTCAAAAAAaaggttctttgaaggttcgactGAAATTCGATTGTtatatcgtgaatatttgttgctaagcttTCATcgcttagaggtgaatatcacaaaacgGTTGCTTgtatcaaaagatcgggacaaaacaACGTTCTTTGTTCATCGATTTGAGAGCGTGACTCTGTTTTTgagcgcgtttgcttttcgtgaTTGAAGAATCGCATCAAAAAAAGTAGGAGTGAGAGAGAAAGTATTTAGAAAACAAGGACtatgactttttttttaagaaacaaaaagttgacttttgattattaCATTTACTGCAATTAAactctttaacttaattaattctcctctttttttttcttctcggtcGACACACATCTTCCtccaattaaaatttacgagtcATCTACCCTTTTTTCCCCAAATCAAGATCTGTCGACCCAAAATCTACTTCGAGAAAAAATAAGAGTCCACCCAGAAGAATTGGTCGACGAAAATTAAGTTGGTCGACCAAGTATTATGGGTCGACCAAGATTaattttcttggtcgaccaaaattttGTTGGTCAAACCTCATGTtatttcttggtcgaccaaaattttGTTGGTCAAACCTCATAAACATGTCCAAAACTAATATACATAACCATCCACAATTATATCCTTCAACACATAGCCAAAAGCCAACATAAATTTTTCCCCATCATTTatttagcaaaatacatgatattttaaaacttcacacgttcactaaacccaaaacaaaagtgacatgaccaaaaaaaaatctttcccattgccttttatatgacttctcccgcctcggacaatccgcttcaatcctttttatcaactgcatcacatgacattaacttgaatgagataaaactcagtaagtagaaagttttacataacaaatacatatacatggctTGGCTCGAACATGGCTTTGGCAATGGCAATGAGAATAAAACAATATCATCTTCAGTGAACAAGAAATAATCAAGGCAATATAGATGGTAtatcatggcatgaattaaaggaaacgaaatgatagttctgtgacctgtgacctgtggatagtatctctttgatatataaatatatcaaaaatgtgagagatactcataatcatgtcatttgccaatgacatgcataaatttactatcattccttggctttaatcataggaaatTTCATTGAGGCATTTTCATAAACACTTGGTAGGGAAAATGAATTACTAGCTCCTTTGTTAATGGATTCAATAGAAATctttgaacaatgaacatatataACAATATACATACTAATTATAtgccaatggaaggagctagttaaccataacatggcttgatacatatataaattatgTGAGCACAAAGGAAAAGCTTCCacttacaacccaacaagtACTATAATGGCTAAAGTGATCTTGAAtgaatcctacaacaataagtacaataataaccataaatcatcaacataaatccaAGAAATCAAGATTTCAACTTAACCTTCATCACTTAAAACCCTTCCAATtccaagaatataaaagttcTTACCTTGAAGCTTGGAGAATTAGGTAGCAACCACTAAGAAATCAACTAAAATCCTAGCACTTGGAGTAGAGAAATGAAGGAAAGAAAACTTGAGAGAAAAGGGTTGGGAACGATCAAAGGTAaggagagaaatgagaagtGTGTGGAAGTATCTAGAAATGGGTATAAAATACTTCCAATCcataaaaaacgtgttttattttttttatataggctgccgagcgcatatgcgcgactttccgagcgcatatgcgcggcccgtTCTGCccacccggcgcatatgcgcgagttctggCACATATGCGTGCCACATTCTGCCATAAACCTCATTTTTAGCttccgaatttgcaaaagtggtcaacatgaaagttgtagctttATGCGTtttcttgaatctccaattatcCTCATGTCATTTAAAGGTCTGAATAAAaggttatgctcattctccaaaaatgtgtcagtgcaggaatgACGATACCCACGACACCATTCGGGCTACTTTTGGCatgtcttccctaatgatttgaacaaatctcaaaa
This sequence is a window from Primulina huaijiensis isolate GDHJ02 chromosome 13, ASM1229523v2, whole genome shotgun sequence. Protein-coding genes within it:
- the LOC140991186 gene encoding uncharacterized protein; translation: MNLFDKITDCLGFLTPTPKELLAPYYTTGIFVDVAPDAVSTRVLELWRQGQIVICSEHPLESPSVQHMHSAHSPPSVQHTSPAHASPDVSGARPGDLNRYMSSTSSPLRTGPRVHFGLNPSRRPSPLEHSFERRLTTLEDSVASMHVKISAEFIETRASIRNINQALVDLKPSFNLGLDELRLSLTEQIRAGFAEMSSNIPVQWDRDDSIAYTRGRKRKASEADFGVDDNLTREIGSTSQTLHIFEPNLPVITEESSEGVADTLGRKIGSSSQTQQIFQPNLEGIPEESAGDIQVTPYARMSGGKATTSRDDGVRPLAETVTLKVKNLLTRVRASMLDRSPSRIQGFYAEYEKSFYGPMAIANSRVTVSHIGEALRGLLEMQIRHPEVMSVDDSLMDIRFHNAISVLAEDIDIDFKKNLALIVSKVKGSDLEWPCLSWEKARRILIPVYTDRRCFLLKLVTGVNKCIIYDLQRRHDPKFKDLNEEIEPILINAARLLSIVGNNPQPERPWNIKLHDEFRAKIIHEDSGAFVLAVAGYSLSKKSAQVVLTLDDRLVSEFRYFLACNMFLNDW